In Musa acuminata AAA Group cultivar baxijiao chromosome BXJ2-10, Cavendish_Baxijiao_AAA, whole genome shotgun sequence, a genomic segment contains:
- the LOC103968725 gene encoding uncharacterized protein LOC103968725: MEESVEHKRRRGEEEGFPESSLPAAKRLHDDLLLDDDDAGAREQDLASVMKSLEEEISLPSPMPPQSQAAVWSDQPDLGYLCEASDDELGLPPPPSVPSSSVEGGEAPELEASTVATEGGATETVEIGQMWGFDDEFSGYGLPDEVFGIGSECRVVAESENGMLFDCGLFEVADAADCSPADFADIPWRSETLPAV; this comes from the coding sequence ATGGAGGAATCCGTCGAACACAAGAGGCGCCGAGGCGAGGAGGAGGGCTTCCCGGAGAGTTCCTTGCCCGCGGCCAAGCGCCTTCACGATGACCTTCTCCTTGATGACGACGACGCAGGCGCCCGGGAGCAGGACCTCGCCTCCGTTATGAAGAGCCTGGAGGAGGAGATTTCTCTCCCGTCGCCTATGCCGCCTCAGTCGCAGGCTGCTGTGTGGTCAGACCAGCCGGATTTGGGGTACCTCTGCGAGGCCTCCGATGACGAGCTTGGCCTACCGCCGCCGCCTTCGGTTCCGTCATCGTCCGTCGAGGGCGGCGAGGCCCCAGAGTTGGAAGCCTCCACTGTCGCCACCGAAGGAGGTGCGACGGAGACTGTGGAGATCGGTCAGATGTGGGGATTCGACGACGAGTTCAGCGGCTACGGGTTGCCAGATGAAGTGTTCGGGATCGGGTCGGAGTGTAGGGTGGTGGCGGAGTCGGAGAACGGGATGCTGTTCGACTGCGGGCTGTTCGAAGTCGCTGACGCCGCTGACTGTTCGCCGGCCGACTTCGCGGATATCCCCTGGCGGTCGGAGACGCTTCCCGCCGTCTGA